A genomic stretch from Patagioenas fasciata isolate bPatFas1 chromosome 8, bPatFas1.hap1, whole genome shotgun sequence includes:
- the ENTPD1 gene encoding ectonucleoside triphosphate diphosphohydrolase 1 codes for MPVVRNHLTPLCIYPSASVLKLMLVTGTKPKMSWTRKILLILGFLSTLAVIALIAVAVTQNKPLPKNIKYGIVLDAGSSHTNLYVYEWPAEKENDTGVVQQVEVCKVEGPGISGYSHATEKAGPSLAQCLRQAEEVIPSQQHQETPVYLGATAGMRLLSLQNKSAADKVLSSVEKTLRSAPFNFQGARIISGQEEGAYGWITINYLLGNFKQSGWTKLLHSLKSISETSGALDLGGASTQITFVPNELSSESPENLLYFRLYGKDYIVYTHSFLCYGKDQALQQKLAKDVQIMENSNLLDPCFHQGYQRTINISDLFKNPCTSAKKKQFPFSQLRIEGKGDYQECRRNIQKLFNKTNCPYSSCSFNGIYLPPLQGDFGAFSAFYFVMNFLNLTSDQSPISLDKVTSAIESFCAQPWHEVKSAYHHIKEKYLSEYCFSGVYILSLLENGYEFTEKNWQRIHFLGKIGSSDAGWTLGYMLNLTNMIPAEEPAVPPLSHGSYVGLMVLCCLVLVSVLLFAWLLFHKPKCLQKGIV; via the exons TCACAGGCACCAAACCAAAGATGTCATGGACAAGAAAGATTCTACTTATCCTGGGATTCCTCTCTACTTTGGCTGTAATTGCTTTAATTGCTGTAGCAGTGACCCAAAACAAGCCACTTCCGAAGAATATTAAG TACGGGATTGTGCTGGATGCGGGGTCGTCCCACACTAACCTCTACGTGTATGAGTGGCCAGCAGAGAAGGAGAATGACACTGGGGTGGTGCAGCAGGTGGAGGTGTGTAAAGTTGAAG GCCCTGGGATCTCAGGTTACTCCCATGCCACAGAGAAGGCAGGTCCCTCTCTGGCACAGTGCCTACGACAAGCAGAAGAGGTGATTCCCTCACAGCAGCACCAAGAGACACCTGTCTACCTCGGAGCAACTGCTGGCATGCGGCTTCTCAG CTTGCAGAATAAAAGTGCAGCTGACAAAGTCTTGTCCTCAGTAGAGAAGACACTACGCTCAGCTCCCTTCAACTTCCAGGGTGCCAGAATCATCAGTGGTCAGGAAGAAGGAGCCTATGGATGGATCACTATTAACTACCTACTGGGCAATTTCAAGCAG TCTGGCTGGACAAAACTTCTACATTCCCTGAAATCCATAAGTGAGACATCAGGAGCACTAGACCTTGGAGGAGCCTCAACACAGATTACCTTTGTACCAAATGAACTTTCTTCTGAGTCCCCAGAGAACCTGCTCTACTTCCGTCTCTACGGCAAGGATTACATAGTGTACACACACAGCTTCCTCTGCTATGGGAAGGACCAGGCTCTGCAACAGAAACTGGCCAAGGACGTACAG ATCATGGAGAACAGCAACCTCCTTGATCCATGCTTTCACCAGGGATATCAGAGGACTATAAATATAAGTGACCTCTTCAAAAATCCTTGTACATCAGCCAAGAAAAAGCAATTCCCTTTCAGCCAGCTGCGCATAGAGGGAAAGGGGGATTATCAAGAGTGCCGAAGAAATATCCAGAAACTCTTTAACAAAACCAATTGTCCTTACTCCAGTTGCTCCTTTAATGGGATATACCTACCTCCATTACAAGGGGATTTTGGG GCTTTTTCTGCTTTCTACTTTGTGATGAACTTTTTGAACCTGACCAGTGATCAAAGCCCAATTTCCCTGGACAAAGTGACCAGTGCCATTGAGAGCTTCTGCGCTCAGCCTTGGCATGAG gTGAAGTCAGCATACCACCACATAAAAGAAAAGTACCTGAGTGAATATTGCTTCTCTGGGGTCTACATTCTCTCTCTCCTGGAAAACGGCTATGAATTCACTGAAAAGAATTGGCAAAGGATCCACTTTCTTGGAAag ATCGGCAGCAGTGACGCGGGTTGGACCCTGGGCTACATGCTGAACCTGACCAACATGATCCCCGCAGAGGAGCCCGCTGTGCCCCCTCTTTCCCACGGCAGCTACGTGGGGTTGATGGTGCTGTGCTGCCTCGTGCTGGTGTCTGTGCTCCTGTTTGCCTGGCTTCTCTTCCACAAACCCAAGTGCCTGCAGAAGGGGATTGTTTAG